The DNA segment CCGAGGCCGGTGACCTCCTGGCCGTCGTAGTAGGAGATCCACCGACCACCAGCGAGCTTGCAGCCGGCCGAGACCACTGGAGACTCGACCGCTTCGGAAAGCAGGACCTCCGCGCGCGTATTACAGCCGTCGGCGGGGTCAAGGCCGGAGTTCCAGTGCTTGAACTTCGTCCGCCCATAGCCGTCGCGGGACTCGTCGACGACCGGGATCTGCCCGATCACAGCGGGCGAGAGACAGCACCTCGGCAGCAGCTGGTGCCTATGCTGCCGCGGGGTGGGGGAGAGCAAGCGGAGTCAGGGCGAGGGAGAGCACGGCGAGACCACGCACCATGTTCTTGATCACGACCGCAGAGATAGCGGTCACGGTCGCCAGGGCCGAGATGATCCGGGGGTGAGTCAGTCTCCTGGAGTAACAGGTTCACCAGGGAAACGATCAGCCTCGGCTCCTTGGCAGGCTGTCCTGCGGGTGCCTTTCGTGGTCCGTGTTCGCCGGATACGACCTGCTCAGACGCGGCAGTTCATGCCGTTGGTGACTTCGCGGAAGCTGGCGATCACGGGATTGGCCATGGACTCCCGGTAGATGACAACGACCCGCCCGTAGGACCAGGTGATGTCAGTGCGCAGCTTGTCGTTGCCCTGGGTACAGCCGGTGTACATCCCGCCGCGGGCGAGGTCGGTGTAGTCGCCGCCGTTCTCCCACACCGCTGTCGAGGGGCCGACGGTGAGGAACATGGTCTGGGCCTCAGGATTGAACGTCACCTGCACCCCTTCGGGCAGCGCCCACTCGTCGCGGAGGAATGTCTTGAGTTCCTCGTTGATGGAAGCGGCGATGCCGCGTTCGGAGGCGGTCATCGCATCGCGAGCGGCCGACCACTCCCCGATGGTGGGCTCGGCATAGTCGCTGCGTGTGTAGGCGGGCTGAGGCTCGCCCGTCGGAGCGGTGGCTGTGGGCTCCGGCGTGGCGGGGGCGGGACTGCCGGCCGCGGTGACCGCTGATGCGGTATGCGCCGGGGCTGCGGAACTCGTAGGAGGAGTGGCGACTGCAGCGGCGGACGATGAGGACACCGACGGGGAAGCAGCCGGAAGAGCGGGAGCAGCGGCAGCCGAGGGCGTCTGTCGCCCCACGGCCGTGGATGCGTACACGGCCGTGGCCGCAACGCCGAGAACAACAACAACGGCTGTCGCAGCGATGTAACTGCCTTTGCGTGCCCGGCCGGCCCGGCCGGTCGGCCAGACGGTCTCATGAGCGGGCGGCGGACTCCAGTGATCGGAGACCAGCCCGTCGACCAGCACGGGCACCGAAGCGTCCTGTGGCAGAACCTGGGTGCTTTCCTTTGAGAGCAGCTTTGCGCACGCGCCGCTCAGAGACTGCGCCGTGGGGCGGTCGCCTGCCTCTTTCGACATCGCTTCCGTCACGAGGCGGGCAAGGTCCTCGGGCAGGCCGGCGAGATCGGGGTCCTGCGACATCACACGGAAGGCGACCGTGTCCGGAGCCCCGGTTCCGAACGGGTGGCGCCCGGTTCCGGCGTAGGAGACGAGGGCACCCCAGGCGAACACGTCGGACTCAGGACCGATGCTGCCCGTGCGGTACTGCTCGGGGCTGATCCAGCCAGGGGTGCCGGTCAGGACGCCCGTCCGGGTGACCGAGGTCCCGTCGAAGGCATGCGCGATCCCGAAGTCGAGGAGGCGTGGACCGCTGGGGGAGAGGATCACATTGCCGGGCTTGATGTCACGGTGGATCACACCGGCCTCGTGGACCGATGCCAGCGCGGTGGCGGTGCCCGCGGCGAACGCGTGGAGCACGGCACCGTGGAGAGGGCCGTGCGCGGCGATGTGCTGCTGCAGCGTCGGGCCCGGTACGTAGGGTGTGGCGAGCCATGGACGCTCGGCCTCGCAGTCGGCCGCGACTACAGGCACGAGACACGGTCCGCTCACCCTGCTTGTCAGCGCTACCTCACGCCGGAACCTGGCACGGAACTCCTCGTCCTCGGCCTGAGCCGGATGGACGACCTTCACCGCCAGACGGTTGCCGCTGGAGTCCAGGGCGGCGTGGACGGTACCCATCCCTCCCGCTCCCAGACGGCCCACTATTCGGTACGGGCCGACACGAGCAGGGTCCCCGGGAAGGGAGGGGAGGATATGGGC comes from the Streptomyces sp. NBC_00525 genome and includes:
- a CDS encoding serine/threonine protein kinase, whose amino-acid sequence is MTAHILPSLPGDPARVGPYRIVGRLGAGGMGTVHAALDSSGNRLAVKVVHPAQAEDEEFRARFRREVALTSRVSGPCLVPVVAADCEAERPWLATPYVPGPTLQQHIAAHGPLHGAVLHAFAAGTATALASVHEAGVIHRDIKPGNVILSPSGPRLLDFGIAHAFDGTSVTRTGVLTGTPGWISPEQYRTGSIGPESDVFAWGALVSYAGTGRHPFGTGAPDTVAFRVMSQDPDLAGLPEDLARLVTEAMSKEAGDRPTAQSLSGACAKLLSKESTQVLPQDASVPVLVDGLVSDHWSPPPAHETVWPTGRAGRARKGSYIAATAVVVVLGVAATAVYASTAVGRQTPSAAAAPALPAASPSVSSSSAAAVATPPTSSAAPAHTASAVTAAGSPAPATPEPTATAPTGEPQPAYTRSDYAEPTIGEWSAARDAMTASERGIAASINEELKTFLRDEWALPEGVQVTFNPEAQTMFLTVGPSTAVWENGGDYTDLARGGMYTGCTQGNDKLRTDITWSYGRVVVIYRESMANPVIASFREVTNGMNCRV